TTTCTGAGTCCGCGTGCGGCGGCGGCGGCCGCATCGGATGAAATCGCGACTGCGGTCGCGTGGCTTGCCGCGCGGCGGATCGGCGCGTTAATCGTGATCGAGCAGGACGACGGGCTGGGCGATTTCGTCGAAAGCGGGCGCACGCTCGACGCGAGGGTATCGCCGGAATTGCTCGAGACGATTTTCATGCGTGGATCGCCGTTGCACGATGGCGCGGTGATCATCGATGGATCGCAGATTCTGGCGGCGGCGTGTCTGCTGCCGCTGTCGAGCAATCCCAACGTGAGCCTGTCGCTCGGCACGCGGCATCGCGCGGCGATCGGCATGACCGAGGACACGGACGCGGTGGTGCTGGTGGTATCGGAGGAGGACGGCACGATCTCGATTGCGCGCGGCGGATTGCTGCGGCGCGGGCTGGAGGCGTCCGAGGTGCTGGCGACGCTCCGCAGATTGCCGGCGTAGCGCGAATCGAGCGGCGACGATTGTCATCACGATGCGAATCGCGAATCTGAAAAAATGGATCGGACTCGGCCGCGGCGGAGTTTTCCGTTTCAGCGAGACGGGATTGCGCGTGCTTTCGATCGCGCTTGCGATCGGGCTGTGGGTTTTCGTCAATGCCGGCGAGCGCGGTTCGGTGATGCCGCTGACCGTGCCGATCAGTTATCGCTCGCTGCCGGCCGGGTTGGCGATCATGAACCATCCGCCGGATTTCGTGACGATCGAAGTCGCGGGGCCGCGCACGCTGCTTTCGCTGCTCGAGCCGGAGCGCCTGTCGCTGCGCCTCGATTTGCGCGGCGTCGCGCCGGGCCAATCCGATTTCAAAATTTACCCCGCGATGTTCAATGTGCCGCGCCAGACCAGCGTTACGCGCATCTCGCCCGATCAGCTTTCGCTCGATATCGATCGATTGGTCAGCCGCGACGTGCCGGTGAAGGTTGCGCTCGAAGGGAAGGTCGCGGATGGATTCAAGATTTCGGCGGTCGAGGTTCGTCCGCCGACGGTGTCGATCAACGGCCCGGGCCGCTACGTATCGCAAGTGACGCAGGTCGAGACGCAGCCCTTCGACGTCAAGGGACTTAGCGCCGACATCGAGCGCTCGATCGAACTCGCGGGCTGGAATCCGGCGGTCCGCTACTCGGTCACGCGGGTCGAGGCGCGCGTGGAAGTCGGCGAGCAGATCGCCGATCGTGAGTTTAAAGGGGTGAAGGTGGAAGTGAAGGATCCCGATTACAGATTTCGCGTCGATCCGAAGCAGGCGACGCTGACGATTCGCGGGCCGAGGCTCAAGCTCTCGAGCCTCGACGCGAAGGGAATCGCATACGTCGATGCAAAAGGCATGATGCCAGGGTCGCATGAGCTGCCGCTGCAGATCGCGTTGCCGGACGGGATGCAGTTGGTGCATCAATCGCCCGACAAAGTTAGACTGCGGGTTTATCGCGAGAGGCTGACGATTAGCGCCGATGAGCAACATCCATCATAAACTGTTCGGCACCGACGGCGTGCGCGGCGTCGCCAACCAGGAACCGATGACGTCGGAGACCGCGCTGCGGTTGGGCCGCGCGCTCGCGTTCGTGTTCCGCAATTCGCGCGGACGCCATCGCCGGATCCTGATCGGCAAGGACACGCGGCTGTCGGGCTACATGATCGAGACCGCGCTCGAATCGGGCATCTGCTCGATGGGCGTTGACGTGTGGCTGGTGGGGCCGCTGCCGACGCCCGGGATCGCATTTCTTACGCGGAGCATGCGCGCGGACGCGGGCGTCGTGATTTCGGCGTCGCACAATCCGTTTCAGGACAACGGGATCAAATTTTTCTCGCGCGAGGGATTCAAACTCGACGACGAAACCGAGTGCAGGATCGAGGACCTGGTGTTCGACGACGGCGAACTCGGCAAGTATCGCGCGCGCGCCGACGATATCGGCAAGGCGGCGCGAATCGAAGACGCGCTCGGCCGCTACCTGGTATTCCTGAAGAACTGCCTGCCGCGTTCGCTCACGTTCGAGGGCCTCAAGATCGCGATCGATTGCGCCAACGGCGCGGCCTACAGGGTCGGTCCTGAGGCGCTCGAAGAACTCGGCGCCGACGTGCTGCCTATGGCGGTCGATCCCGACGGGAAGAATATCAATCTCGATTGCGGCGCGGTTCATCTCGACGCGATCCGGAAAAAGGTGATCGCCGACGGCGCCAACGTCGGAATCGCGCTCGACGGCGACGGCGACCGCGTGATGTTGATCGACGAGCGCGGCGGAGTTTTCGACGGCGACGACATCATGGCGTTGCTCGCGCGGAGCATGGCGGCGGAGGGGCGGCTGGCCGGCAACACTGTCGTCGCCACCGTGATGAGCAATTTCGGACTCGAACTGGCGTTGCGCGAGGCCGGACTCAAGCTGGTGCGCACCGAGGTCGGCGATCCGGCGGTAGCGCGCGAGATGCGGCAGAATTCGTACAATCTCGGCGGCGAACAATCCGGCCACGTCATCCTGATGGATCATTCGACCACCGGCGACGGGCTGATCAGCGCGATGCTGGTGCTGGCGCAGATGGCGGAGAGTGGCAAGCCGCTGAGCGAACTGCGCGCGATGCATCGCGTACCGCAGGTGCTGGAAAACGTGCCGGTCAAGGATCGCGTGCCGCTCGCGGAGATGCCAAAGGTGCAGCGGTTGATCGAAGACGCCGAGCATCGGCTCGCAGGCAACGGCCGCCTCCTGGTGCGATACTCGGGCACGGAGATGCTGGCGCGAGTGATGGTCGAGGGCGAGGACGCCGCGCAAATCAAGACTATCGCGCACGAGATCGGCGACGCGATCAAGCATCACGCGGGCGCGCGCTGAGCGGATCGATCGCTAGCGTTTGAGCTTCGAGCGCTTCGTCCGTGTCGTTCGCGGCGTCGAGCCGAGCGCCTTAAGATACGCCTTGACGGCGCGCGTCAGCCCCATGTAGAGCGCGTCGCAAATGAGCGCGTGGCCGATCGAGACTTCCTGCAATCCTCTAATCGCTTTCGCATAGGCCGGGAGATTTTTCAGATCGAGATCGTGGCCGGCGTTGATGCCCAGTCCGATGCTTCTCGCAAAGCGCGCCGCCTCGCGATGCGCCCGCAAGATCGATTCTCCTTCGGCGGTGCCGAACGCCTCGGCATACGGCCCGGTGTAGAGTTCGATGCGATCGGCGCCGAGTTCGCGCGCGCGTTCGATCTGAGGCGGCTCCGGCTCCATGAAGAGGCTGGTTCGAATCCCTTCGCCGCGCAGGCTTTGCAGCACGTCGCGCAGCCAATCGCCGCCTTCGGTCAGTTTCCAGCCGGCGCTTGAAGTGAGCGCATCGGGCGGGTCCGGCACCAGCGTGGCTTGCGCCGGCTTGACGCTTCGCACGAGCTTGAGAAACTCAGGACTCGGGTATCCTTCGATGTTGAATTCGACCGGGAGCATCGCGGCCAGGTCGAGCACGTCCTGGCGCGTGATGTGGCGCGCGTCGGGCCGCGGATGAACCGTGATGCCGTGGCATCCGGCGGCGATGCAGGCCGTGGCCGCGTCGAGCACGCTCGGACGCTTGCCGCCGCGCGCATTTCTGAGCAGCGCGATTTTGTTGAGATTGACGCTGAGCCGGATCATCGTTGCGGTCGTCAGAGCGGTGTGATTGCGCGATCGAAAAGTATCAGAGCGCGATGATCCAAGCACTATCACGCGCCGAATTCGAGTCGCTCTGCTAAGATTTGGCGCGACAGGTTGAATCGATGATTCTGCTCAATGGCGCCGAAAGCCGCGAACTCGATCGCATCAGCCAGGAAACGTACGGCATCGACTCGTACCTGTTGATGACGCGCGCCGGCGAAAGCGTTGCCGACGCGCTGGTCGAGAAATTTTCCGAATCGATCGCCGACGTGATGGTGGTCGCGGGCAAAGGCAACAATGGCGGCGATGGGTTCGTCGCGGGGCGGCGACTCTGCGAGGCCGGATTCAACGCGCGTGCGATTCTGCTCGGGCGTGGCGCAGATCTGAAGGGTGACGCGGCGCGGGCATACCGGGATTTTCGCGAAGGGGGCGGCGCAGTTATAGAAGCGCTCGATGAATCGACGCTCGAGGCGGCGTTCAAACCGCGGCCCAGCGCTGTGATCGATGCGATCTTCGGCACCGGCCTGAATGCAGAAGTACGAGGCATCGCGCATCGCGCGATCTCGATCATCAATTCGCTCGAAGTTCCGATCGTCGCGGTCGATATTTCTTCAGGCGTGAATGCCGACACGGGTGCGGTGATGGGCATCGCGGTCCAGGCGGCGCTGACGGTGACATTCGGCTTCGCAAAATTCGGCCACGTATCCTATCCAGGCGCGGGCGCGAGCGGCGAACTCAGGATCATCGATATCGGATTCGCGAAAGGAGCGCTCGATGAAATCGCACCGCAAGGACGATTTATCGAAGCGGGCGACGTCCGCCCGCTGATTCGTCGACGGCCCGAAAATTCGCACAAGGGTATGTATGGGCATCCGCTGGTGATAGCGGGTAGCCGCGGCAAGTCGGGCGCGGTGCTGCTCGCCTCGCGCGCGGCGCTGCGGACTGGCGCAGGCCTTGTCACCGCCGCCGTACCGCAAACAGTTCAGCCGATCGTCGCGGCGGGGCAGGCGGAACTGATGACCGAGGCGATCGCAGATCGCGACGGCCATTTCGACGGCGCGCACGCAATCGATGCTTTGAGAATAATCGTCAAGGGCAAAGACTCGCTGATCGTCGGGCCGGGAATGGGAGTCAGCGACGATACGAAGTTGCTAATCGAGTGGCTAATCACCGAAGCGTCGGAGCCGAACCTGCCGATTCTGATCGATGCGGACGGATTGAACGCGCTCGCCGAAATTGGATGCGATTTTGCGCGGCGCGCGCGCGGCCCGATCGTGCTCACGCCGCATCCGGGGGAAGCTTCGCGACTGCTCGGCGAAAGCACCGCCGCGGTGAACGGCGATCGCATTTCGGCGGCGCGGAGAATCGCGCAACGAACCGGCGCATGCGTGATGATCAAGGGCGCGAGGTCGGTGATCGCATCGTTGCAAGGTATCGTTTTGATCAACTCGTCGGGGAATCCCGGCATGTCCACGCCCGGGATGGGCGACGCGCTTTGCGGAATCGTCGGCGCGCTGCTCGCGCAGTCGCGATCCGCCGCGAATCCGCGCGCACCGCTCGATGCACTTGCGCTCGGCGTGTTTCTGCATGGCTATGCGGCCGATCGAGTCGCCGCGCGGATCGGTCGCGTCGGCTACATCACCGGTGACTTGATCGACGAGTTGCCCGCGGCGATCGAAGCAATTGCGCGTTAACTCCGTTGTGGTAAGTTAGGTTCGATGGTCGATGCCGCGACAGAGAGCGCGAGCTTCACGTTCGTGATCGAAAGCCGCTCGCCGCACGAAACCAAGTCGTGGGGACGGCGCCTCGCTTCACTGCTCGAAGGCGGCGAGTTGCTAGGGCTGATCGGCGACCTCGGCAGTGGCAAGACCTGCTTCATCAAGGGGCTCGCGAGCGGGCTCAACCTGCGCGAGGAAGATATCCTGAGCCCGACCTTCACGATGATCCAGGAGCATCGCGGGCGCCTGCCGCTTTTTCACATCGATCTGTACCGCCTCGAGGAAGCGGGCCTCGACGACTTAGGCCTCCGCGAATACCTGTTTTCCGACGGTATCGCCGCGGTCGAATGGTTCGAGCGCTTGCGCGGTTCGAGCGGACTCGAATCGCTCTCGGTGAGAATCAGCTATGCCGGCGCGAACGCCCGCCGAATCGAATTCAGCGCCGCCGACGTGCGCCACGCGTCGATTATTACCAAGCTGAAAACTCGATTCTCCTGAGCCCGCGGGCGCTCAGGCGACCGCACCGGCCCCGCGAGGGCTTGGTTTGCGCCTCCACTTCCGGACATAATGTTCGTTTACTTCGATTTTTCGTACTGAAGGTGCATTTTCGTTGGCGTTGATCGTTCAAAAATACGGAGGAACCTCGGTCGGATCGATCGACCGAATCAAGGCAGTCGCTGCGCGGATCGCGAAGTCGCGCGATCGCGGCGATCGATTAGTGGTCGTCGTCTCGGCGATGGCGGGCGAAACCAATCGGCTGTTCAAGCTCGCGTCGGAACTCTGCGAACAGCCCGATGTGCGCGAGACTGATGTCCTGGTCGCGACCGGCGAGCAGGTCTCGGCGGCGCTGCTCTCGATTCGGTTGCAATCGCTCGGCTACCCGGCGGTTTCGTTTCTCGGCTTTCAGATGAATCTCGCGACCGACTCGAATCACGGCCGCGCGCGAATCAAATCAGTGCATTGCGATCGGGTGAAACGCGCGCTCGACGGCGGGCGCATCGTCGTAGTCGCCGGTTACCAGGGCGTGAACTCGGAAGGCGATATCACGACGCTCGGGCGCGGCGCGTCGGACCTGACTGCGGTGGCGCTGGCGGCCGCTCTCAAAGCGGACGCGTGCGAAATCTACACCGACGTGGACGGCGTCTATACCGCCGATCCGCGAGTTTGTCCCAAGGCGCAAAAGCTCGGCCGAATCTCCTATGACGAGATGCTCGAGATGGCGGGACTCGGCGCGAAAGTGCTGCAGCTTCGATCGGTCGAACTCGCGCGCCGCTACAACGTACCGCTGGTCGTGCGCTCGAGTTTCAACGAAGCGGAAGGAACCTGGGTCGGCCAGGAGGATAAGTCGATGGAAGACGTACTCGTTTCGGGCGTAACGCTCGATCAGAACCAGAGCAAGGTTACGATCGCCGGGGTCGAGGATCGGCCGGGACTGGCGGCGCGAATTTTCGTCCCGATCGCGGAGGCGGGAATCGTCGTCGATATGATCATTCAAAACGCCAGCGCCGACGGGCGCACCGACATGACGTTCACCGTCGGACGCGAGGATTTGCAGCGCACGCTCGATCTGACGCGCCGCGTCGCGGAGGAAATTGGCGCGGCAGGCGTGCGGCATCAAGATCAGACCGCGAAAGTGTCGGTGGTCGGACTCGGGATGCGCTCGCACGCGGGCGTCGCGGCGCGGATGTTCCAGGTGCTCGCCAACGAACGGATCAATATCGAGATGATTGCGACCTCGGAGATCAAAGTCTCGGTGGTGGTGAATTCCAAATACGGCGAACTCGCGATGCGTGCGCTGCACGACGCGTTTATCAACGGCGCCGCGAATGCCGCGCCGGCGGAGACGGTTTAGTTCGATGGCGGATGCCAAACATATCCAGGTTTACGACACGACGCTGCGCGACGGATGCCAATCGGAAGACGTCTCGCTGACAGTCGAGGACAAGGTCACTATCGCCGAGCGGCTGGACGAACTCGGAATCGACTACGTCGAAGGCGGATGGCCGGGATCGAACGATCGCGACGCGGCGTTCTTCAAGGAAATCAAAAAGAGCAAGCTCAGGCACGCGAAGATCGCGGCGTTCGGCTCGACGCGGCGGGCCGGCATCAAGGCGGCGGCGGATCGCAACCTGCAACTGCTGCTGCGAGCCGAAACTCCGGTCGCGACGGTGGTCGGCAAGACCTGGGATCTGCACGTGCGCGAGGCGCTCAGAATCAGCAATCAGGAAAATCTCGAAATTCTGAACGATACGATCGCGTTCCTGAAGAAAAATTTCGATCAAGCCCTCTTCGACGCCGAGCATTTTTTCGACGGCTACTTCGCGAATCCCGAGTTTGCGCTGGCATGCCTGCGCGCCGTCGATGACGCGGGCGTCACGCTGATCGCGCTCTGCGATACCAACGGCGGACGGCTGCCGCATGAAATCGAAGCCGCAGTAACGGCCGCGCGCGCAGCAGTAAATTGTCCGATCGGGATTCATTGCCACAACGACTCGGAGGTTGCGGTCGCGAACACGCTGGCCGGTGTGCATGCTGGCGCGGTTCAGGTGCAGGGCACGATCAACGGCTTCGGCGAGCGATGCGGCAACGCGAACCTGATTTCGATCATCGCGAATCTGCAGCTCAAACTCGGCTATCACTGCGTGCCGCCGGCCAAGGTGAAAACTCTCCGCGAAGTATCGCGGCTGGTGTACGAGCTGGCGAATATCACGCCGTTCGCGAGACAACCTTACGTTGGCCGGAGCGCGTTCGCACACAAGGGCGGCCTGCACGTCTCGGGAATCCAGCGCAACACGAAAACCTATGAACATCTCGATCCGGAGCTGGTCGGCAACGATCGGCGCGTGCTGCTGTCGGAGCTCTCGGGACGCGCGAATATCGTGTACAAGGCCAAGGAATTCGGGCTCCAGATCGATCCCTCGAACGAGAAAATCGGCGTGCTGCTCGAAGAGCTGAAGCGGCTCGAAGCGCAGGGCTATACCTACGACGGCGCCGACGCGTCGTTTGAACTACTGATGCTCAGGACGCTCGGGATGACGCGCGAGCATTTCAACTTCGTCAGTTTTCGCGTGTTCGACGACAAATGGCACGAGGAGCAGGCGCCGTTCAGCGAGGCGGTGATCGTGCTTGAAGGGCCCGACGGCGCGCGCACCCGCAACTCCGCGATCGGCAACGGTCCCGTCAACGCGATGGACTCTGCGCTGCGCGCCGCGCTCGTTCCGTACTATCCTAATCTGGAAAAGATGCAGCTCGTCGATTACAAGGTCCGCGTGCTCGATAACGGCGTCGGCACCGAAGCGCGCGTGCGCGTACTGATCGAATCGACCGACGGCAAGCGGCGCTGGGGCACGGTCGGGCTGTCGAGCAACGTGGTCGAGGCGAGCTGGCAGGCGCTGGTTGACTCGATCGAGTACAAGCTGCACAAGGATAACGTGAAGCCGCGATCGAGACCCGCTGCGCCGAAGCTCAACGGCGCGCATCCGCGGTCGAAGGCGGCTGCGATAAACCAGGTGTCCGCGGCGAAGGTCTAGTTCCCCGCGGGCGCCAGAAGAGGCACGTGCGCATGGGTGTTATCAGCCGAATGAGGGAAGACATCCAGGCGGTGTTCGACCGCGACCCGGCCGCGCGCACCGGGCTCGAAGTCGCGCTCGCGTATCCCGGCCTGCACGCGATCTGGTTTCATCATCTCGCGCACTGGTTGTGGGAGCATCAATTGAAGCTGCTCGGCCGGCTGCTGAGCGAAATAACGCGCTGGATAACGGGAATCGAGATTCATCCCGGCGCAAAAATCGGCCGCCGGCTGTTCATCGATCACGGAATGGGCGTCGTGATCGGCGAGACTACCGAAATCGGCGACGATGTCCTCATCTATCAGGGTGTGACGCTCGGCGGCACCAGTCTAAAGAAAGAGAAGCGCCACCCGACGCTCGAAGATCACGTGATGGTCAGCGCCGGCGCGTCGGTGATCGGGCCGGTGCGAATCGGCGAGGGCAGCCGTATCGGCGCGGGCGCGGTCGTGGTGTCGTCAGCGCCGCCGTATTCGACCATCGTCGGCATCCCGGGGAAAATCATCGAGGGCGACAGCGCGCGCCACGAAGTGATGGAACTCGATCACGCGAAATTGCCCGACCCGGTCGCGCGCGCGATCAGCAACGTCGTCGAGAAGCTCAATCGGATGGGCGCGCGGATGGAAGAAATCGAGGAGCGGCAGGATTGCCTCGAGGACAAAGTCAGCGAGCATCATCCACCGACGCCCGAACAGATCCTCGCCAACAAGGTCTGACGCTACAGTTTGTGGCCGAAGCCGGCGCCCATCGCGTATTCGTGCGGGCTCTCGATTAGGCGTCCGCCGAGAATTCGCTCGATTCCGAACGACCCGGAATCGAACGACGTTGGCGCGCACGTTTGCGTGGATTCCCGAAGCTTCCGCCCCGGCGCCGGTCGGCTCGCGCGAACCGCGCCTGCTACCCCGCCTTTTTCCATTGTTCCGGGTGAGATAAGTTAAATGGTTCTCTGCTAACCTATCAAACGGTCAATGGCGATTTATCTCGATCATAATGCCGGCGCTCCACTTCGGCCCGAAGCGGCCGCCGCGATTGCGCGCTTCGCCGCAGAGGCGCACGGGAATCCATCTTCGGCGCATCGCAGCGGCCAGCGCGCGCGACGGATGCTCGAGCAGGCGCGCGCGCAGGTCGCGTCGTTGATCGGCGCGCAGCCTAAGCAGATGGTGTTTACCAGCGGCGGTACCGAGTCGAATAATTTTGCGATCTTCGGCGCGATCGCCACTGCGGGCAATCGCCGCAAGGTGATCTCGTCGGCGATCGAGCATTCGTCGATTCTTGGCTCCCTGAACGAACTCGAGCGGCGCGGTTTCGAGACTGTTCGCATCGCGCCCGACTTAGACGGCCGAATCGATCCTGCACAAATTGCCGCAGCGCTCGATCGAAATACGGCGCTGGTGACGCTCGGCCTCGCCAATTCTGAAGTCGGAACGATTCAGGATCTAGCGCAGCTCGCGCGCCACGTTCGCGATGCGGGCGCTGTCTTTCATATCGATGCGGCCCAGGCGGCCGGGCGAATTCCGATCGACGTCGATGCGCTCGGATGCGATCTCATAACGATCAGCGGGCACAAGCTTGGCGCGCCAGCCGGAATCGGCGCGGTTTACACCCGCGATGCCGCCCGCGTCGCGCCGGTGATGCTCGGTGGTCCGCAGGAAAACGGACTTCGCGCCGGCACGCCGAATCTGCTCGGCGCGATCGCATTCGGCGCGGTCGCCGACGCGGCTCGCGATGCGATGGCAACTGAGTCAGCACGTATCGCGGTGCTGGCTGCGTCGCTGTATTCGCGTCTCGGCGAAGCGATTTCTGGTTTGAAGTTGAACGGCTCGATGTCGAGCAGAATCCCGAACACGCTGAATCTCACTTTTCCGGGTGTGCTCGGCGAGAGCATGCTGATTGCGCTCGACCTGGAAGGAGTCGAAGTATCGATGGGTTCCGCGTGCGCGGCGGGTGCGGTCGAACCGTCGCACGTGTTGCTCGCGATGCGGCGTAGCGTCGCCGATGCCCGCAGTTCGCTCAGAATCAGCCTCGGCTGGAATACCAGTGCGGACGAAATCGAGCAGGCAGCGCAGATTATTCCGCGGGTGTGGCGGCGCGTTGCGGCCGCCGAGCCTGCGCTCGAGGCGCGAGCAGGATGAGCGCGCGTGTGATCGTCGCGATGTCCGGCGGAGTGGACAGTTCGGTCGCCGCCGCAATGCTCTGTGAGCAGGGCTACGATGTCGTCGGTATCGCGATGCGTCTCGCATCGGAGCCCGCGACGCACATCGCGAAGCGCCGCGGTACTTGCTGCTCGCACGACGACTTCGAAGATGCGCGCCGGGTCGCCGAGCGGATGGATTTCCCCTTCTACGTGATCGATTTGCGCGCGGATTTCAACGCCCGCGTGATCGACAATTTTGTGTCCGAATATCTGGGTGGCCGAACGCCGAATCCATGCGTGATGTGCAACCGCGAGATCAAGTTCGATCGGTTGTGGAGCCGGGCGCGCGCGCTCGACGCCGATTATATCGCGACCGGGCACTACGCACGCATTCATCGCGACGATCGCGGCACGTTTCATTTGCTGCGCGCGGCCGACGACGCCAAGGATCAATCGTATTTTCTTTTCTCGCTCGGCCAGGCTGAATTGTCACGCACGATTTTTCCGCTCGGCAATATGACCAAGGCCGAAGTGCGTGCCCGCGCGCGCGAGTTGGGTCTCGCGACCGCGGACAAGCCCGAGAGCCAGGAAATTTGTTTTGTGCCCGACGGCGACTATGCGCGCTTCGTCGAGCGCAACAGCGCTCCCGCCGCGATTCGAACCGGCCGAATCGTCGATGCAGAGGGCAGGGCGCTCGCCTCGCACGACGGATTGCATCGTTTCAC
The DNA window shown above is from Candidatus Binatus sp. and carries:
- the cdaA gene encoding diadenylate cyclase CdaA, producing the protein MHNYIPMIPPPRWQDLLDVVIVAYVIYRIAILIRGTRTMQMVVGMVVVGVAFVSSQVLGLFTLNWLLNSFLSSLFVILVVIFQADIRRALTRVGARSFLSPRAAAAAASDEIATAVAWLAARRIGALIVIEQDDGLGDFVESGRTLDARVSPELLETIFMRGSPLHDGAVIIDGSQILAAACLLPLSSNPNVSLSLGTRHRAAIGMTEDTDAVVLVVSEEDGTISIARGGLLRRGLEASEVLATLRRLPA
- a CDS encoding YbbR-like domain-containing protein, coding for MRIANLKKWIGLGRGGVFRFSETGLRVLSIALAIGLWVFVNAGERGSVMPLTVPISYRSLPAGLAIMNHPPDFVTIEVAGPRTLLSLLEPERLSLRLDLRGVAPGQSDFKIYPAMFNVPRQTSVTRISPDQLSLDIDRLVSRDVPVKVALEGKVADGFKISAVEVRPPTVSINGPGRYVSQVTQVETQPFDVKGLSADIERSIELAGWNPAVRYSVTRVEARVEVGEQIADREFKGVKVEVKDPDYRFRVDPKQATLTIRGPRLKLSSLDAKGIAYVDAKGMMPGSHELPLQIALPDGMQLVHQSPDKVRLRVYRERLTISADEQHPS
- the glmM gene encoding phosphoglucosamine mutase, which codes for MSNIHHKLFGTDGVRGVANQEPMTSETALRLGRALAFVFRNSRGRHRRILIGKDTRLSGYMIETALESGICSMGVDVWLVGPLPTPGIAFLTRSMRADAGVVISASHNPFQDNGIKFFSREGFKLDDETECRIEDLVFDDGELGKYRARADDIGKAARIEDALGRYLVFLKNCLPRSLTFEGLKIAIDCANGAAYRVGPEALEELGADVLPMAVDPDGKNINLDCGAVHLDAIRKKVIADGANVGIALDGDGDRVMLIDERGGVFDGDDIMALLARSMAAEGRLAGNTVVATVMSNFGLELALREAGLKLVRTEVGDPAVAREMRQNSYNLGGEQSGHVILMDHSTTGDGLISAMLVLAQMAESGKPLSELRAMHRVPQVLENVPVKDRVPLAEMPKVQRLIEDAEHRLAGNGRLLVRYSGTEMLARVMVEGEDAAQIKTIAHEIGDAIKHHAGAR
- a CDS encoding pyridoxine 5'-phosphate synthase, which produces MIRLSVNLNKIALLRNARGGKRPSVLDAATACIAAGCHGITVHPRPDARHITRQDVLDLAAMLPVEFNIEGYPSPEFLKLVRSVKPAQATLVPDPPDALTSSAGWKLTEGGDWLRDVLQSLRGEGIRTSLFMEPEPPQIERARELGADRIELYTGPYAEAFGTAEGESILRAHREAARFARSIGLGINAGHDLDLKNLPAYAKAIRGLQEVSIGHALICDALYMGLTRAVKAYLKALGSTPRTTRTKRSKLKR
- a CDS encoding NAD(P)H-hydrate dehydratase: MILLNGAESRELDRISQETYGIDSYLLMTRAGESVADALVEKFSESIADVMVVAGKGNNGGDGFVAGRRLCEAGFNARAILLGRGADLKGDAARAYRDFREGGGAVIEALDESTLEAAFKPRPSAVIDAIFGTGLNAEVRGIAHRAISIINSLEVPIVAVDISSGVNADTGAVMGIAVQAALTVTFGFAKFGHVSYPGAGASGELRIIDIGFAKGALDEIAPQGRFIEAGDVRPLIRRRPENSHKGMYGHPLVIAGSRGKSGAVLLASRAALRTGAGLVTAAVPQTVQPIVAAGQAELMTEAIADRDGHFDGAHAIDALRIIVKGKDSLIVGPGMGVSDDTKLLIEWLITEASEPNLPILIDADGLNALAEIGCDFARRARGPIVLTPHPGEASRLLGESTAAVNGDRISAARRIAQRTGACVMIKGARSVIASLQGIVLINSSGNPGMSTPGMGDALCGIVGALLAQSRSAANPRAPLDALALGVFLHGYAADRVAARIGRVGYITGDLIDELPAAIEAIAR
- the tsaE gene encoding tRNA (adenosine(37)-N6)-threonylcarbamoyltransferase complex ATPase subunit type 1 TsaE, which translates into the protein MVDAATESASFTFVIESRSPHETKSWGRRLASLLEGGELLGLIGDLGSGKTCFIKGLASGLNLREEDILSPTFTMIQEHRGRLPLFHIDLYRLEEAGLDDLGLREYLFSDGIAAVEWFERLRGSSGLESLSVRISYAGANARRIEFSAADVRHASIITKLKTRFS
- a CDS encoding aspartate kinase — encoded protein: MALIVQKYGGTSVGSIDRIKAVAARIAKSRDRGDRLVVVVSAMAGETNRLFKLASELCEQPDVRETDVLVATGEQVSAALLSIRLQSLGYPAVSFLGFQMNLATDSNHGRARIKSVHCDRVKRALDGGRIVVVAGYQGVNSEGDITTLGRGASDLTAVALAAALKADACEIYTDVDGVYTADPRVCPKAQKLGRISYDEMLEMAGLGAKVLQLRSVELARRYNVPLVVRSSFNEAEGTWVGQEDKSMEDVLVSGVTLDQNQSKVTIAGVEDRPGLAARIFVPIAEAGIVVDMIIQNASADGRTDMTFTVGREDLQRTLDLTRRVAEEIGAAGVRHQDQTAKVSVVGLGMRSHAGVAARMFQVLANERINIEMIATSEIKVSVVVNSKYGELAMRALHDAFINGAANAAPAETV
- the cimA gene encoding citramalate synthase, translated to MADAKHIQVYDTTLRDGCQSEDVSLTVEDKVTIAERLDELGIDYVEGGWPGSNDRDAAFFKEIKKSKLRHAKIAAFGSTRRAGIKAAADRNLQLLLRAETPVATVVGKTWDLHVREALRISNQENLEILNDTIAFLKKNFDQALFDAEHFFDGYFANPEFALACLRAVDDAGVTLIALCDTNGGRLPHEIEAAVTAARAAVNCPIGIHCHNDSEVAVANTLAGVHAGAVQVQGTINGFGERCGNANLISIIANLQLKLGYHCVPPAKVKTLREVSRLVYELANITPFARQPYVGRSAFAHKGGLHVSGIQRNTKTYEHLDPELVGNDRRVLLSELSGRANIVYKAKEFGLQIDPSNEKIGVLLEELKRLEAQGYTYDGADASFELLMLRTLGMTREHFNFVSFRVFDDKWHEEQAPFSEAVIVLEGPDGARTRNSAIGNGPVNAMDSALRAALVPYYPNLEKMQLVDYKVRVLDNGVGTEARVRVLIESTDGKRRWGTVGLSSNVVEASWQALVDSIEYKLHKDNVKPRSRPAAPKLNGAHPRSKAAAINQVSAAKV
- the cysE gene encoding serine O-acetyltransferase encodes the protein MGVISRMREDIQAVFDRDPAARTGLEVALAYPGLHAIWFHHLAHWLWEHQLKLLGRLLSEITRWITGIEIHPGAKIGRRLFIDHGMGVVIGETTEIGDDVLIYQGVTLGGTSLKKEKRHPTLEDHVMVSAGASVIGPVRIGEGSRIGAGAVVVSSAPPYSTIVGIPGKIIEGDSARHEVMELDHAKLPDPVARAISNVVEKLNRMGARMEEIEERQDCLEDKVSEHHPPTPEQILANKV
- a CDS encoding cysteine desulfurase family protein — protein: MAIYLDHNAGAPLRPEAAAAIARFAAEAHGNPSSAHRSGQRARRMLEQARAQVASLIGAQPKQMVFTSGGTESNNFAIFGAIATAGNRRKVISSAIEHSSILGSLNELERRGFETVRIAPDLDGRIDPAQIAAALDRNTALVTLGLANSEVGTIQDLAQLARHVRDAGAVFHIDAAQAAGRIPIDVDALGCDLITISGHKLGAPAGIGAVYTRDAARVAPVMLGGPQENGLRAGTPNLLGAIAFGAVADAARDAMATESARIAVLAASLYSRLGEAISGLKLNGSMSSRIPNTLNLTFPGVLGESMLIALDLEGVEVSMGSACAAGAVEPSHVLLAMRRSVADARSSLRISLGWNTSADEIEQAAQIIPRVWRRVAAAEPALEARAG